A single window of Nicotiana sylvestris chromosome 5, ASM39365v2, whole genome shotgun sequence DNA harbors:
- the LOC104235084 gene encoding uncharacterized protein, with protein sequence MAATKLLTVSIVFVALSTLAAATGVGFWRRKTRADEEKIRELEISLKAALQKCSAERQGRIRAQQALRKANSNNSNNSYPLAPIAITQSCFSTRNGTPRQPLIVPLARACLVFDPTRVPPASLEGLEGYSHCWIMYVFHLNTDLDKLWKHPSQSKFKAKVRVPRLKGERMGVFATRSPHRPCPIGLTVAKVDVVDGNKVFISGVDLVDGTPVLDIKPYLPYCDSIPGAMVPGWVKVDNMLAVASVNFSHDFSASLDHCWSRITEKKKKISLYTSPTEFQNLIQQVLSWDIRSVSQRIRPHKTENSSMISQNSDCQDNVTLEDDDSQETLHFPDDIVYHLILEGLDISYKIDYDGNVHVEKIDLAFQSEET encoded by the exons ATGGCGGCGACCAAATTGCTAACAGTCTCCATAGTATTCGTGGCGCTTTCTACATTAGCAGCAGCCACAGGTGTtggattttggagaagaaagacaAGAGCTGATGAGGAGAAAATCCGAGAGTTGGAAATATCTTTGAAGGCTGCATTGCaaaaatgcagtgctgagaggcAAGGCCGCATTAGAGCTCAACAGGCATTGAGGAAAGCCAACTCAAATAATTCTAATAATTCATATCCTTTGGCACCTATTGCAATCACTCAGTCATGCTTCTCCACGAG GAATGGGACTCCAAGGCAACCTTTGATTGTACCTCTTGCTAGAGCATGTTTAGTATTTGATCCAACTCGAGTTCCACCTGCATCTCTTGAGGGTCTTGAAGGCTATTCTCACTGCTGGATAATGTATGTCTTTCATCTAAATACGGATCTTGACAAGTTATGGAAGCATCCATCTCAATCTAAGTTCAAGGCAAAGGTAAGAGTACCAAGGCTGAAAGGAGAAAGGATGGGTGTCTTTGCGACAAGATCTCCCCATCGTCCATGCCCTATAGGCCTCACTGTTGCAAAGGTTGATGTTGTGGATGGCAATAAAGTTTTCATTTCTGGTGTTGATTTAGTTGATGGAACTCCAGTTCTTGATATTAAGCCATATCTTCCATATTGTGATAGTATCCCTGGAGCAATGGTCCCCGGTTGGGTAAAGGTGGATAATATGTTAGCTGTAGCATCTGTTAACTTCTCTCACGACTTCTCTGCCTCTCTTGACCATTGTTGGTCAAGAATaacagagaagaagaagaagatatccCTTTATACTTCTCCTACTGAATTTCAAAACTTGATTCAACAAGTGCTGTCATGGGACATTCGATCAGTATCTCAGAGAATTCGGCCTCATAAGACTGAAAATAGCAGCATGATCTCTCAGAATTCAGACTGCCAGGATAATGTAACGCTTGAAGATGATGACAGTCAAGAGACACTTCATTTTCCTGATGATATTGTTTACCACCTTATTTTGGAAGGCCTTGACATCTCCTACAAAATTGACTATGACGGCAATGTTCATGTTGAAAAGATTGACCTTGCATTCCAATCTGAAGAAACTTGA
- the LOC104235085 gene encoding uncharacterized protein has protein sequence MAIAIRRALTSYRSFSGALRATNFTAHRFSSLGGSISSPVRSSATIGSFPSSPQTNFLLESRRGFAKGRRQAREEVDDDDYGNPAAAVNIGPSIKAAAVSQMEAAIDALSRELAKLRTGRASAGILDHIIVESGGVKTPLCRMAVISVLDPKTLSVTPYDPNTVKELDKAIVSSPLGLNPKVDNQRLIVPIPPLTKEHVQAVCKVVAKSSEDVKQSVRRARQKALDTIKKSLPKKKDKDKAASAFSEDDAKKLEKEIDDLTKKFIKLAEDMCKSKEKEITSS, from the exons ATGGCGATCGCTATCAGACGAGCATTAACATCTTACCGCAGCTTCTCTGGTGCATTACGCGCAACTAATTTCACCGCCCATCGGTTTTCCTCTTTAGGTGGCTCCATTTCTAGTCCAGTCCGCAGCTCTGCAACTATTGGAAGTTTCCCCTCTTCTCCGCAAACCAATTTTCTACTTGAAAGTCGCAGGGGTTTTGCTAAAGGAAGGAGGCAAGCTA gggaggaggtagatgacgaTGATTATGGAAATCCAGCGGCTGCTGTAAATATAGGTCCTAGCATCAAAGCTGCTGCAGTTTCACAGATGGAGGCAGCAATTGATGCATTGTCGCGAGAATTGGCCAAGTTGCGAACTGGCAGAGCATCGGCTG GGATTCTCGATCATATCATTGTTGAATCAGGAGGTGTTAAGACACCTCTTTGCAGGATGGCTGTCATTTCAGTGCTTGACCCAAAAACCTTGTCGGTGACTCCTTATGATCCAAAT ACCGTCAAAGAATTGGACAAAGCCATTGTTTCATCTCCATTGGGGTTAAATCCTAAAGTGGACAACCAGAGGTTAATTGTGCCAATTCCTCC GTTGACTAAGGAGCATGTGCAG GCTGTATGCAAGGTGGTTGCAAAATCATCTGAAGATGTTAAGCAAAGTGTAAGACGGGCCCGGCAGAAG GCTTTGGACACTATAAAGAAATCTTTGcccaaaaagaaagacaaagacAAGGCAGCTTCAGCTTTCTCGGAAGATGATGCTAAAAAATTGGAGAAGGAA ATTGATGACTTGACTAAAAAGTTTATAAAGTTGGCAGAAGATATGTGCAAGtcaaaggaaaaggaaataacTAGTAGCTGA
- the LOC104235086 gene encoding bark storage protein A-like, whose translation MAAKQVIPPFSLILAFAFIPLLVFSAQAVPLERLNSLRVIKSVNKNGPFLGLITVYAPEEEAFFSTGVFRPDPRHPFVDLSGRRFQIGKVAGKKAIYVKCGVGLVNAAAATQQMLDLFDIKGVIHFGISGNANSSMHIGDVTIPYQIAQTGLWDWLKPNATLEPNDFAQFDFKNYNVPKGGDNKLGRVGYSTEQFYSTSGEVNVPQRPVWFNITKNWFNVASHLQGLKLEQCANSTLCLPQIPKLVVGLKGATSNFFIDNAAYTDFLFKTFGVTSLDMESSAVVMTCLSNGYPVIAIRGVSDLAGTQEGDNTIRLFGPLAALNTAKVVISFVKSLPGNYISKF comes from the exons ATGGCTGCAAAACAAGTAATCCCTCCATTTTCTCTGATATTGGCTTTTGCATTCATCCCTTTACTTGTGTTTTCTGCACAAGCAGTTCCATTAGAAAGGTTGAATTCTTTAAGAGTTATTAAAAGTGTGAATAAAAATGGTCCTTTCCTTGGTCTTATCACAGTCTATGCACCAGAAGAAGAAGCTTTTTTTAGTACTGGTGTCTTTAGGCCTGATCCTAGACACCCCTTTGTTGATTTATCAG GTAGACGTTTCCAAATTGGGAAGGTTGCAGGAAAGAAAGCCATTTATGTGAAATGTGGAGTTGGATTG GTGAATGCAGCTGCAGCAACACAGCAGATGTTGGATCTGTTTGACATAAAAGGAGTAATCCATTTTGGTATTTCTGGTAATGCCAACAGTTCTATGCACATTGGAGATGTCACAATCCCATATCAAATTGCACAAACAGGGCTCTGGGATTGGCTG AAACCAAATGCAACTTTGGAACCAAATGATTTTGCTCAATTTGATTTCAAGAATTATAATGTGCCAAAAGGAGGGGATAACAAGTTGGGGCGTGTTGGTTATAGCACGGAGCAGTTTTACTCAACTTCAGGGGAGGTCAATGTACCTCAGAGACCAGTTTGGTTTAATATAACCAAGAATTGGTTTAATGTAGCCTCTCATTTGCAG GGGCTGAAATTGGAGCAGTGTGCAAATTCAACTTTGTGTCTTCCTCAAATACCTAAATTAGTTGTTGGACTTAAGGGGGCAACTTCAAACTTTTTCATTGACAATGCAGCTTACACAGATTTCCTTTTCAAAACTTTTGGGGTTACATCACTTGACATGGAGAGCTCAGCTGTTGTAATG ACATGCTTGTCAAATGGGTACCCAGTAATCGCAATTCGTGGAGTATCAGATTTAGCAGGGACACAAGAAGGAGACAACACAATTAGATTATTTGGACCTTTAGCTGCTCTAAACACAGCCAAAGTTGTTATTAGTTTTGTCAAGTCTCTACCAGGAAACTACATTTCCAAATTCTAG